From one Doryrhamphus excisus isolate RoL2022-K1 chromosome 9, RoL_Dexc_1.0, whole genome shotgun sequence genomic stretch:
- the kctd4 gene encoding BTB/POZ domain-containing protein KCTD4 produces MEWNLRRMESELRHINPDLLQPSKSFKKPSSGTITLNVGGFLYTAHRTTLAKHQGSFLEELANGKKPVQHMDSMGNPFIDRDGPVFRHVLNYLRTGELQLPDDFREAGLLRKEADFYRLVELVEAVAEWESQRAAQREPAFLEVTDSHERSQGLKVYCSDATFIDKVKSRLVQISKSRLDGFPEEFEVSSNVIQFRHFIKSEPGSRLVLKEDSTFLCTLDCLKLETVMLALRSGFRLATSLDSSKGSIVAAEALHFVK; encoded by the coding sequence ATGGAATGGAACCTCAGAAGAATGGAAAGTGAACTGAGACACATCAACCCAGACCTGCTCCAGCCCAGCAAGAGCTTCAAGAAGCCCTCGTCAGGCACTATCACCCTAAACGTAGGGGGCTTCCTGTATACTGCTCATAGGACCACTCTTGCGAAGCACCAGGGTTCCTTTCTGGAAGAATTGGCCAACGGTAAGAAACCCGTCCAGCACATGGATTCAATGGGAAACCCATTTATCGACAGAGATGGTCCAGTTTTTCGACACGTGCTCAACTACCTCCGAACTGGAGAGCTCCAACTTCCAGACGATTTCCGGGAAGCCGGGCTCCTTCGAAAGGAGGCAGATTTTTATCGTCTAGTCGAACTTGTTGAAGCCGTGGCTGAGTGGGAAAGTCAAAGGGCGGCGCAGCGGGAGCCTGCATTTTTGGAGGTGACGGATAGCCATGAGAGGTCACAAGGGCTCAAAGTGTACTGCAGTGATGCCACATTCATCGACAAGGTGAAAAGCCGTCTGGTGCAGATCTCCAAAAGCCGCTTAGATGGCTTTCCAGAAGAATTTGAGGTGTCATCAAACGTGATCCAGTTCAGACATTTCATCAAGTCGGAGCCTGGCTCACGGCTCGTGCTGAAGGAGGACAGCACATTCTTGTGCACACTTGACTGCCTGAAACTCGAGACGGTGATGCTCGCCCTGAGATCGGGCTtcaggctggccaccagcctcgACAGCAGCAAAGGCTCCATTGTGGCAGCTGAGGCCCTGCATTTTGTCAAGTAG